TCATAGAACTCATATGTGAGATTACCAAGTTTGAAGCTAGCTTCAATTGATAAGTATGAAATTGGGATAGAGATTTTTGTTTCTTTAACCACATTTTCAGCTTTCTCAAACAAATATTTGGTGAAACTTACCGATGAATCAACTTCACCTTTATATTTACATTCAAACCAATCAAACGAACAGTGCTCTAAAAATTTTCTGCTAAGAAAATTATTTATCTCTTTTTTATGATATAAGTTTTCTAAGAAATCTATTAATTGAGAATAATCATCGCCATCGAGACCAACTGAGCTACCTTTGTAATTAAAATATCTAGATAGACGATTGCCAAAACCATCGACAAATCCGCTGATACTATGTTTTAAAACCTTTTCTTCAGGTAAATTTTGATAATACTCTGCCGAGCGTGAGGATGAATCCTTTGGCTTTTGTTGGTCGGAAAATTTATAAGGCTTTAACAAAAGCAATAATTCATTTGCTTGGGCATCAAAAGATTCAATGGCTTTTGGATGTATTTCAATCATTTCTATAATGTGTATAACGGCGTTGTTTTTAAGCCGCCACCCAACACAGCAATACAGCTTTGAAAATCAATGCCAATAATTTATTAATAACTTTGTTTACTTAACTAAATTCATAAGACAACTAACTTTTGCAACGAGACTTAAGAACAAAACAAATGACGCTTTGAAAATCGGCGTCCGGCTGAGTTGCTTGTTATATGGCATTTATTTAAAATATACTTTTAACTCCCTAGATAAAGAACCAAATACTGCATCAACTACATTTTTGGGAAATGGTATGTAAACTAATCCATGTATGTTGCTAGGTATATTAGTTCCTTCTTCATAAAGAAGACATACTTTTTCAAGTCCATACTTCCCTTGGAAAAAACCAATCTCATGCATAACATTTTCTCGTGCTCTAACTTCACCTTCCGAAATTATATCGTCTCCAGTCATTACAACGACACTATATGAACATTTCTCAGATTCTTCATTTAGTTTTTGCAAAACAGTTCTACCTTTATTGGGCTCTTGTGCAAGTTCTAGAGTATCAATCAATAAATCTTTTTCAATATAATTCTGAATTTGCATCCAATCTTTACTCGACCCATGACTGATAAATATTCTTCCCGGTCTCCTAATTTCTTTTGATTCATTTACCGATAACTGAGCATTTAACTCGAAGATATAATCCATATCCCTTTTTATAGTTTCTAAAAAATCTCTACCTATAGAACCACCTTCCGTTGGCTCAGGGACAACTCTTTCAGGCACATCGGAATAAAGTGATGGAAATAATTCTTTGAGTTGTGTTAGTAATTTAGAAAAGTCATTAAATACTTCTCTAACTTGGCTTGGGTTAAAATTCAAAACTAATCTATCACGATTTCCTTGTGGACTTAATAGAGATTGAAGAGTTTTATAAGTTCCAGCTAATTTTGCAAAAACAATAGATTTGTTTTCCATAATTTATCCTAAAATATATTGTCCATATAACATATATTTATTCTGGAAGCGGATATCATGTTCTAAGAAATATAATCCGTGTACTTAATTAATACAATAACGACAAATATCTTTTACTAAGTTATATTTCAGAACAACTTTTATTGCTCGCTTATATTTATTTACCACTTGACTAAATCCTTTTTTAAGCGGTTAGCTGTATTCTACGAAAATTCATTTATTTTATTATCATATATTTTTTCATACTTACTAAAAAGACTATTCATTTCTGAAAATATTTTATCATTAAATACAGTGAATTCTTCAAATTTCTCATTGGTGATTTCAGACGCTATCGCTTTAACCTCCATTGGAATATATTTTTTTGCTTCTACGTCTTCATCAGGGATGTTTATCCCATCTAAGAACAAGCAATAGAATTCAAGATCGCGAATTTTTTGGTCTTGGTAACCTTCTTGATGAATAATTTGATTCCTTTTAGCTCCCAAATAGTCACGGATAATTTTATTTATTTTCTTTAAATCGGTATCTAGCTTAGCTTGTTTTACAAAAATGTTTTCAATAATAATTTTATGAGTTACATTCTCTGGAGAATTACCAAGGAAGAATAAAGCATTTGTAATATTCAACAATCTGTCATACATACTCTGAACACGGATATAATAATTTTCAATGTGATAAATAAGCAAATCATAACTTGTGATCTTATACTTATTTAATGTAGAATGAGGCGACTTAGCACGGAGAAAATAAACATTATTTACTAGTTGCTGACACCAAGAGAATAATTGCGAAATATGAAAACCAACATCTAGTTTGTAATATTCTAATTTATTTGGTAACCGCTTAGGTGCATCATCTATTTTAATATGGTTTTCATATAATTCATTTTTTATCTCAATTGAGTCCTTTAATATTCTTTTAGAAAAAGGATGGTCAATCAATTTTTTAAGAGTATTTGGAGTGTTTGTTCTCATAATATTTATACAGCTAACATATATTTCTACTGCGAGCGGATATATTGTATTAAGAGGTGAAGTCCGCGTTTTTAAGTAAAAACTACAATTCCCTTAAGCGATATATTGCTATATATATTTAATTTTGTTTTCAAAGGAAAATCTTGAGGCAGTATAGGTATTAAGCTCATACGACTTAATCCAATATTGATTTGAGGGTAAAGAGAAATTAATAGGTTGAACTTAAATATGCAAGTAATACTTTATTAAAAATATTAATTAGTGTTGCTGGTTAAATAATATACTTTATGGTTTTGAGCGAAGAGGGAGCCTAGCTTTTTACCGTTTAAATAGATTTTTACGTAGGCCGCATTAGACATGAAATTATTCTTTCGGAAGGTAACATAACCTTCAGCGTCTGTTATCCTGATATCCTTCGTAAAATCATAATGGACCCTAACTTCTGAATCGGGGATACCGTTTCCCTGATCATCAACTATACGGAGTGAATAGTATATTCTAGGCATAATCTAATGACATTTTGTTGTTAGTTTTTCGATTGTGCTGTGAATTTCTGATTCATCGACCCAAGAATAATTGCCAATCTCCTTATTAGGAATAAATTCACCGCTTTTGTAGAAAGCTGAGATAATAAATTCCAGGGCGGAGCGGTTTGCAGAGGAGTTAACATTTATTATGCGCTGGGGGATTATATCAAAGTTAGTCTCCTCCTTTAACTCCCTTACAATTGAATCGAAAGGACTCTCTCCTTTCTTCATGAATCCGGCCGGCAAGGCTGATGGTTCGTTTCTATATCGGTGATCTAAAAGAAGGATCCTGCCCTGATCGTCCCGGATGATTCCGACAACGGTACAGAGGAAATGACGGTTAAAAATATTTTGAATAAAAAATAAAAAGGACGGATACTTAAATAACAATCTTAGTAATGGATTTATTACAAATTGATAAAAAAGCATAATATTGGATAGCAATCCATATTAAACAAATCGATTAAAGTGCCTTGATATTATTTTAAGAGCAACATTTTCTTTACAACAACGTTTTCGTTGGTGCGCATAACGCAGAAATAGACCCCGCTTGAATATTCGATACCATTAAAGTAAACTTGATATGATCCCGGGGATTTTTCTTGATCAAGTAAAGTGACTAATTCACGTCCGAGGGAATCGTAAATCTTAATGCTTACTAAACCAAACACGGGGATCTGAAATCTTATAGTTGTTACAGGATTAAAAGGATTTGGAAAATTTTGATAAAGTTTATAATCAGTTATAAAGACCTCTTCTTTTTTATCAGTTAATATTTGAAATAAGGCGATAAGGTTTCTGTCGTTACTAACCGGGAAGGTGAAACTATTAGCAGTAGAAATTAAGTTTTGATTTTCAATCCATGCAAGAAAATCCCAACCACTATTGGGGATAGCGGATATAGAAACCATTGATCCCGCTGAATAATTTCCCGAACCAGTTACAGAACCAGCTTCAGGAGGATTAGCAGAAGCTAAAACTGTAAAAGTTGAGCGAGGCAAAGGATCAAAATGAGCGACAAGGTTAAGATCACGAGTTAGGTTAAAGGAGAATTCTGGATCTGTTGAAAGAACATTGTTATTATCCTGCCAGTTTTTAAACTTATAATTTTCATTTGATATAGCATGAACATTGACAAGAGAATTAGCTGAATAGGCACCGTTGCCAGAAGTAATACCAGCATTTAATGGGAAAGAGCTGGTAGATAGATTATAAGACTGATAAGGTCCCTGATTAATCAAAATTTCAAGAGGACTATTTGCAGCTCCTTCGGAGACAATAATGATTTTGCCTTCGCGGAAAGGGCCGGAATTCTCAGAATATTCAATATTAATGTTGCCAGAATTGACACCATTGGCATTAGTGAGTACAATCCAATCATAGGAAGTTGTAGCATACCAGATCATTTCACCAGTACCGGAATTAGAAATGTTAATGGATAATTGTCCCGATTGAAAATCGGCAGTAAATGAAGATTGTGAAATTTGTAAAACCGGGGCGCCAATTAATTTGAAATTGGCAACAATATTACGATCTCTATCAATAGTTAAATCATGGCTATCATTAATAGAAAGTACATTTTCATTTTCTGTCCAATTATCAAAAATGTACTGATTATTTGGGACAGCCAGAATATTAACATTCTGCCCCACATTAAAAGAACCACTTCCATTTGCCGCACCAGCTTGAGGTAAATTAACGGCAAGATTTACATTAAACTGCTGGGTAGCAGTAGAGAAATTAAAGATAGAGCCTTCAGTTTTACCACCTTGATTTTCAGCAATAATTCTAAAATAGTATTTAGTATTTGGCATTAAGCCATCAACAATTTCATTAAGATCAACGAGATTATTTCCAGAACTAAGGCTACGCGTTGAAGTAAAATTACCAAGAGAAAGAGTTAAGCCATACTCGAAATAATAGTTAGTAATTCTACCATTAGGATTAATTTTCCCATTAAGCTGCGCTTTATTACTAAGAATGTTAGAGGCGGCAACAGTACTTGCAGATGGCGGATTATTAATGGTAAGGGCAGTTGTAAATGTTTTATCAGCACCAATAACAGAACCACCTGCATTAGAAGCTACAATACGATAATGATAGAGTGTATTTGCAGTTAATCCTTGAATTACAGAAGATACATTAGTTGGTGAAGATTCATTACCGGTCATTTCAGTTTGAGTTTTCCATCCGTAACTTTGAGTTGGTCCATAATCAAAGTAATAAGTAGTTGCGGATCCATTAGGATTAATGGCAGCATTCAAATAGGCTTCAGTAAGTCTAATTTGAGAAGCATCAAGCGTATATACCTGAGGAGCGGGGACATTGGACGTGAGAGTTTTAAAAGTAACTTGATTACCCCAACTATTACCACCTCTACTTTGAGCGTAGATCTGGTAAGTATACGAAGTATTTGGTATAAGTCCAGTAATTTTCTGCGAAACATTAACAACCTGATTACCTGCCGGAATATCAATCCAAGTGGCCTGCTTTCCGGTACCCGAAGGAGAATAACCATATATAAAAGAATATGTAACTTTAACTTCATGCGGATGAATTGTACCATGGAATTCAACAGATTTATCAGTAATATTTGTTGGCTGCAGAGTATTGAGAGTAGGTGGTTGTAATGGTTCGGACAGAGTTTTAAATGTATAATCATTACTATAAGTAGTGCCGATAGAATTAACAGCTACTGCACGGTAATGATAAGTAGTGCCAGGACTTAGGATTTTATTTAAATATGCCTGATAATGGACTTCAGAGGTACCATATCCAATAGCATAAGGATTAGTAGAGTTACCATAGCTAGTAGTTGTACCCCATTCAAAATGGGCAGTAGTCGGGAAGCCATTTGGATTAACTTTAGCATTAAGTTGCGCGGTTTTGTCTTCAATCCCACTAGGTTCTTCATAAACTAAAATTGGAACAGCATTAGTGCTAGCAGTTTTAAAGGTCATATTCTGCCCAAAAGAAGTTCCCGCTGCATTTTGGCCAACAAGACGGTAGTTGTAAACAGTTTCTGAACTTAAGCCGGATAAATCCGCAGCAACATTAATATTAGAAGTACCTATACCTGACATTTGCTCTGCAGATCTGCTACCATAAGCAAGAGTTTTTCCATATTCAAAATAGTAGGTGGTATTATATCCGTTTGGATTAACGACACCCTTTACCTGAGCAGACGTTGCTGTAATATTTCCAGATACAGTTGTATTTACGATGGGTAATTGAGAGGAGATAATACCTTCGGTAGTAAAAGTAAAATCAACTCCTTCTGATGATCCTTCGGGATTAGTAGCTATTACTTTAAAATGATAAACAGTATTTGCATCGAGGCCAGTTATTTGATCAGAAAAATCAGAAAATGAAGTTGATGACCCAGCATTCTTAGAAGATGTTTGATTTCCATAGCTTGTAGTTTTTCCGTAGACAAAATAATAAGATGTTGATTTACCATTAGGGTTAATAGAGGCATTTAAAAGCGCAGAATTATAATTATAATTTGTTGCATTACGTGTAAAAACAATAGGTTTTTGGTTAGCAGTGTTTTGACTGGTTGAGAAAGATATTGGCGTACCAAATGTAGTACCTGATGAGTTAGTTGCAATTATTCGGTAGTAATAAGTTTTTCCTTGATTGAGATTTGTAATTACTTCATTCACGGTTAAAGAATTTGAGACTGACTGCAAATTTTTAACATTAGTTGTGCTGCCGAAATTTGTTGATTCTCCATATTGGAAATAATATGTAGTATTAAGACCATTGGCATTGACAGTTCCATTCAATTGAGCAGAAGAAGTTGTAATATTAGTTGGCTGATCAGTAACAGCAGAAGGGGGATTTTGAACGACAGGTGCCTGGATAGTAAAAATTCCACTTAGTCCGAAGACATTAGGGTCATTTTGGGATTCTATTTTAATTTGATTTTGTGTACCAGGGTAATTAGGGACTAAAAGATAAAAGGAGGAATTGGCATTAACTCCCAAAGCCAAAATAATTGGGAAAGTTACTCCCCCATTCTTAGATAATTTAACATTTACTGAATTAATGTTATTAGAAGCATTCCAATTAATAATTACCTGATTACCAACTAGCCAGTTAACAGCGGGAGCGGGGTTGATAACAGCGATTGATCCGGAGGAATTTTCGAAAAAGGCTGTTTGAGAGATAGGATTATTCATTGTAACAGAAGCGACATTTGAAGAACCTGAATAAGAGCCAGTTCCGTTGCCAATCCAAGAATTGAACTTGTACCCGGTATTGGGTACAGCTTTAATATTAATAATATCACCTTTATTAAACCATCCACTAACTGGAGTAATTATTCCATTATTATTAGGTAACATGTTCAAATAGTATTGAGTATTGAATAAAGCTGTGAAATTGGCATTATCATTTACAGATATTGTTCTAAGATTAGATGTGATATTATCCTGCCATTTATTGAAAGAATATCTTGTACCATCCACGCCGTTTTGCAAAGAATTCCAGACGATAGCATGAGAGGAGTTTTTAACAAAAGAAAAGGTATAAGGGGTTTGATAATTCTGACCATTATCAAGGTTAAACGTTAAGCCAGAAGGGATAGAATTAATAGTAACCTGAACTAATGACGGGGATTGATTAATTGAAATAGAGTTTAAGATTATTCTACTATCAAGTAGATAATCGATTGAAGGATCTATCTTACCATTGTTATTTTCATCGGACCAGAGAGCAACGATAAGATCATAAATACCTGTTGAAATTGTGTTCAAAAGATTAAAGGTTCTGGAAACTTTATTGGTTCCGATAGATAAGCTTACTTTTTTATCATTCGCAGGATCCGAAAGGAACCAGTTATTATTTGAAGAAAATCCAATACTGGCGCCAAGAATTACTGATTTGGTATATGAAGAATTGATAGAATAATTAATTAAAAATTGTTCATAAGGAAAGAGATTATTCTTAGATAAGGAAATATCATCGATTTTTATTTGATTAATACCCGTTCCACTAATAGAAATTTCTTTTGTACCGGCCCCGTTACTATTATGTACGAGTTTACCTGAATAAGCCGAAGCTGAAGCAGGATTGAAGATAACATGAATTGTTTTATTAATAATACTGCCACCGGCAGGAGACAATTGAATTTGATTTGAAAATCCTGAAGAACCATCACTTAATAATTGGAAACCGGAGGGAGCAGTGATTATTAAATTAGATACCAAATTACTAGCAGAGACAGTATAGCTTTTAATTGACGATGTTGTGTTAACAAGTTGATTATTAAAAGAGATAGAATTTGTACTAAGGATAATATTAGGTTGAGAGATATCGGATGAAGTAGTAAAGTTCCATCCTTCCCATTGAGTGGTGTAAACAGGAGTACCAATATGAACACGCCACCAATATTTAGTCCCCGGCTGAAGTTCAACCTGATAGGAGGTTGAAGATATATTTTTCTGGTTGTATGCTAAATCTGTATAGGATGAATTTTTTGAAACTTGAAGCCAGTATGTTGCACCTTTGACCGAGGACCATTTTAAAGTAATTTTTGACGAGCAGTTAGATTCACCATTATTTGGAGAAAGAGGTTGAGCATTCGGGTAAATGTAAACATCGGGTTTGTTGCCCGCAAATGGATAGGTAGGTTCAAGCCTGATTCTAGTGAAATTCCACCAGTATCCTCTTACATTTTTAAAGTCAGTAATTGCAGGACCTGAGCCGTCGATTGTTAACCAAGCGGCCCATCCACTGTAACCATTTCCAGACATTTTGTACCAAGCAAAACCTTCGTTGAATACAGCCTCAGATTCAATGGACATTATGGTGAACATTGGCATTTCATAAATAATATGGGAAGTACTTGAGTTATTTTCTCGTAACCTTGTTTTATTAGCTGCGATAACAACACTCTCGCCTTTTCTTGGAATAGCATTAGACTCAGTAAACCGATCGATAGCATCAACAAATGCTACATGTCTTTTTTCATAAACAGCGATAGAACCAGGTACTTGATTAAAGCCTGTTGCAATACCGACATTCTTTGCAATATTATCCCAAGTTTCTGCATTACCCCAAAATATACTATTACTTTCCAGAACAGTTTTTGGTATTAATCCCGTCTCTTGAATTCTTCCGTAGACGAACCAAGTACATTGTCCGACCAAAAGATCAGAATCAGTGGCATAATAGCCAGTCGTATAAGCTGAACTATTAATGTTTGCAGGAGGCCATTGTGAATATAATATTGAGGATGAAAGAGAAATAATGAGAGCAAGATACTTTAGCTTCATAAATAGCTCTGAAATACTTACAAAATATTTTGTAATATTTTCATATTAGAAATAGAAATAAAACTTTTTATTTCTATTTGTGATGCTTGAATGAGGATAAGAGAGTTTGGTTTAAGAACAAATTTAGCACCAAGCATGCCCACAAGTATTACAAATATGACCTCCGGAATGACCATCAGAATCAGTACATTTTCCACGACAAGATGACTTAGGACATCCAAAATTACATAAGTAACGTTTGTTTTTTACTATTTTCTTTTTCTTAACATCTTTTTCGGGACTTACCTTGGCCATATAAACCTCATTAAAAAGGAATATGAATTAGGAAGTTATATAAAGCATTATTTGAGAGGAGGTACATTCGTAAAAAAGATTTATAAAAAAAATAATTTACAAGGTAGTCCGCAGCCGAGGGGGTAAGTCCCCGCCACGGACATTGCATTACAGACTGTAGTTTAATGTAACTGTTTAGTTTTAAATAGTCAAGATATAATTATAAGTTTTTGATTTTATTCTACACTAAATATCCATTTAGTAAACTATTAGACTAAGATTGATGAATAGGCTGATACTCTACATGAATATGGGTTGTTTCGAGAATGACCTGGTAATCCTTGGTTAATCTACGGCGGATTTCGAGAAAGATCTCATCAATCATTTTTTTATTAGGTATGTTTTTTATTCTGATATCGAAAGCGAATCCGCAATAGTGAAGCGAGTGCTGCTGAGTATGCTTGCCGTCAGTCATAGAAGTTATAACGAAATCGACTTCAAAAGCTTTGTACACTTCTCCCGCAATTACTGCGGCAAGGATAATTTCGGGTTTGATTCCCGTTGATTTTACACCTTGTTTAAGTTCCATTAAATATCTCTCCTAAAAAATTAATAAGCTAATAGAACACGGATGACACGGATTGAACGGATTATCACGGATCAATTAAGTATTGAATCGAGATTGCCGTCTATTTCCCTGTAAGTGTAGCCGTTCTTTTCCATTACTTCTTTCAGATTGAATTTGATTTCGTATAAGAGCTTAAATCGTTTGTTTGTTATCTCGTCGAAAGATTAGAATTGGGCTGATGGAAAGTGTACTAGTTACATTAAAAACGACTAATCACAACTGATAAACGGATTATTTGTTTATAAAAGCTTGTTTTTAGTAAGAAAAGATGGAAAAATAATTTTTAAAGATTTTTCTTGACAAGTGGAAGCTCAAACGTTATATTTGTTAGTGAGTGTTAACTAACATATTTAACGGAGTAATAATTGGCGCGGATCAGTACAGAAGAGAGACAAAGACTAATAATTGACGAAGCGATCAAGATAATACACGAATTAGGCTTCTTATCATTTTCGATAAGGGAGTTATCAGCAAGAGTTGGAATAACAGAAGCAGCAATTTACAGGCATTTTTTGAACAAAGAGGATATAGTACTGGGGATCTTAAACAGGTTTCAGGAATTTGATACATTTTTATTTGAAAAGATTAGACAATATGAAAAGCCTGTTGAGAAGATTCAGAGTTTTATACAGTATCATTTTGATTTTCTGGAAAAAAAGCCTGAAATGACATCGGTAATATTTGCTGAAGATATATTTAATAATAGTAAAATATTAAAAGAGAAAATGGCATTTATCATAGAAAAGAGAAAAAAGATAATAAAAGGGATAATTGAAGAAGCCAAGCTGAGGAACGAGATAATAGAAATAGACACGAACGAAATACTTACAGTAATTTTGGGTTACATAAGATTAGTTGTACTTGAATGGCGACTGAGCGGTTTCTCCTTTTCCCTACTGCAAAGAGGTATAAAGACAATTGAGACGATTGAAAGGCTGATTTTAAGTAAAAAATAATTTTTTTTATCTATTAAGTTAGTGAGTGTTAACTAACATACATATGAAAGACAGGAATAATAAATACAGAGTCATGATAAGAGAATACTTAAGAGAAAGCATAAGGGAGAGCGGATACAGCCGGATTTCAGTAAGCGATATAGCAAAGGGACTTGGTCTTAGTAAAAAAACGATATACAGGCATTATGATAGCAAAGAGTCAATGTATGAAGATCTATTCAACTATGAGCTTGAGGCCGCATATAATAGTTTAATAATTCTGATACAAGAAAAAGGTCCAATGGCCGAAAAGGTAAACAAGTTATCTAAAATAATAGAGAAGAACTTAATCCTTTTTAACATAGGCTCTTTACAAAATATAAAGAGAGAGTATTACGGATTATGGAAGGAGATAGTTTTATTCAGAAAGAACAGGGTTTACCCTCTTATCGATTTACTTATAGATCACTCAAGAAAGAACGGATTATTAGAGGAATATCCGAATGAACTGATTATTGAATTATTCAGCACGTCTCTGAATCTGGCTATTGAAAGAAATAGCAGTTTTGAGGTCGGGCAAAAGTATAAGGAAGTATTCAACTCAATATTCGAGATACTGTTAAACGGGATATTGACAAAAAAAGGGAAAAAATTATTAGCAATTAATAAAAGGATGAAATATGAAAGCAATTAAAATCATTTTGGCGCTTGTTCTCTTAGCAACATTGTCTGCCTGCAGCAGCAACGGTGGTAATAATACGATAGAAGCTACCGGGACCATTGAGTCTACCAATGTAACCATAAGTTCTAAAAACATGGGTGAGATAGAGTCAATTTTTATTGACGAAGGAAGTGTAGTTAAGAAGGGTGATACAATTCTTGTAATAGATAACGAATCACTTCTCTATCAACTAGAGCAAGCAGAGGCAGCCGAGGATATTTCAAATGCGCAATTAAGTTTAATGCTCAAAGGTGCGCGGCAGGAAGATGTAAGACAAGCCGAGGAGGCCAAGAAGCAAGCAGAAACAAACTACCAGCTTTCGAAAGCTGACTTTGAAAGATATAAGAAGCTTTGGGAAAGTAAATCAATTACACAAAAGCAATTTGAAGAAATGACAGCCCGATATCAAATTTCAGCGGCACAACTTGCATCCGCAACAGAAAACCATGAAAAAGTAAAAAAAATATTCAGGCCAGAAGAAATAGAGCAGGCAAGAGCAAATTTAAAAAAATCCAAAGCAGTAGCAGAGCAATTAAAAAAGAGCATCAGGGATAGTTATGTGATATCACCCATTAACGGAATTGTTGTTAAGCAATTTGTAGAAATTGGTGAAACAGTTTCACCGATGTCCTCCCTAGTTAAAATATCAGATTTAACTACAGTTAACTTAGTTATTTACGTTTCTGAAGAAGAACTTGGAAAAATTAAATTAGGACAACCCGCAGAAATAACAATTGACACTTACCCTGAGAATAAATATTCCGGGAGAGTAAAATTCATTTCTCCAGAAGCTGAATTCACGCCAAAGAACATCCAGACAAAAGATGAAAGAACAAAATTAGTATTCGCAGTAAAGATAGAAATTCCAAATAATAATTTTGATTTAAAGCCAGGCATGCCAGCAGATGCAAGAGTTGGTTTATAAAGGTGATAAATAAGATGAAAACGGTAATTAATATAACTGATCTTCATAAAAGCTACACTGAGATAAAAGCGGTAAATGGAGTCAGCTACACGGTAGGTGAAGGTGAAATGTTCGGTTTGGTAGGACCTGATGGCGCCGGGAAGACAACGACAATAAGAATGCTAGTTGGGTTATTAAATCCGGACAGTGGAACTGCAGAAGTATTAGGCTATGATTTATTGACTCAAAAAAATTTAATAAAAGATGAAATAGGTTATCTCTCTCAAAAATTTTCTTTATACGGAGACCTGACAATAGATGAAAATATTGAATTCTTTGCGGAAATACACGGAGTAAAGGATTATCAGAAAAGGCGGGATGAATTACTTGAATTTACAAGGCTGACACCCTTCCGCGACAGGCTTGCCGATAAATTATCCGGAGGAATGAAACAGAAACTGGCATTGGCATGCACATTAATACACAAACCAAAAATTATATTTCTTGACGAACCGACAACAGGGGTTGACCCGGTATCGAGAAGGGATT
This portion of the Melioribacteraceae bacterium genome encodes:
- a CDS encoding TetR/AcrR family transcriptional regulator: MARISTEERQRLIIDEAIKIIHELGFLSFSIRELSARVGITEAAIYRHFLNKEDIVLGILNRFQEFDTFLFEKIRQYEKPVEKIQSFIQYHFDFLEKKPEMTSVIFAEDIFNNSKILKEKMAFIIEKRKKIIKGIIEEAKLRNEIIEIDTNEILTVILGYIRLVVLEWRLSGFSFSLLQRGIKTIETIERLILSKK
- a CDS encoding TetR/AcrR family transcriptional regulator, which encodes MIREYLRESIRESGYSRISVSDIAKGLGLSKKTIYRHYDSKESMYEDLFNYELEAAYNSLIILIQEKGPMAEKVNKLSKIIEKNLILFNIGSLQNIKREYYGLWKEIVLFRKNRVYPLIDLLIDHSRKNGLLEEYPNELIIELFSTSLNLAIERNSSFEVGQKYKEVFNSIFEILLNGILTKKGKKLLAINKRMKYESN
- a CDS encoding efflux RND transporter periplasmic adaptor subunit, which encodes MKAIKIILALVLLATLSACSSNGGNNTIEATGTIESTNVTISSKNMGEIESIFIDEGSVVKKGDTILVIDNESLLYQLEQAEAAEDISNAQLSLMLKGARQEDVRQAEEAKKQAETNYQLSKADFERYKKLWESKSITQKQFEEMTARYQISAAQLASATENHEKVKKIFRPEEIEQARANLKKSKAVAEQLKKSIRDSYVISPINGIVVKQFVEIGETVSPMSSLVKISDLTTVNLVIYVSEEELGKIKLGQPAEITIDTYPENKYSGRVKFISPEAEFTPKNIQTKDERTKLVFAVKIEIPNNNFDLKPGMPADARVGL
- a CDS encoding ABC transporter ATP-binding protein; this translates as MKTVINITDLHKSYTEIKAVNGVSYTVGEGEMFGLVGPDGAGKTTTIRMLVGLLNPDSGTAEVLGYDLLTQKNLIKDEIGYLSQKFSLYGDLTIDENIEFFAEIHGVKDYQKRRDELLEFTRLTPFRDRLADKLSGGMKQKLALACTLIHKPKIIFLDEPTTGVDPVSRRDFWKILSNLLKEGITIFMSTPYLDEAERCNRVALMDKGKIISCDTPKNVKDSMHMQVIEIVCTPIRTAYKVIKLNTEFEVQMYGDRLNVAVHNIDEDYSIIAEIFKDNSIKEIDRRVITPSLENVFIHFMNK